In uncultured Cohaesibacter sp., a genomic segment contains:
- a CDS encoding 4Fe-4S dicluster domain-containing protein: protein MKDVTVPFYDKLVSRVASRGLSGDIKDPNGNITWTVPEGGGGPTYPNM from the coding sequence GTGAAGGATGTCACAGTTCCTTTCTACGATAAGCTAGTCTCGCGAGTTGCCTCGCGAGGCTTATCTGGTGACATCAAGGATCCGAACGGCAACATCACATGGACCGTCCCCGAAGGCGGTGGCGGGCCGACATACCCGAATATGTGA
- a CDS encoding LysE family transporter — protein MTSVYLQGTLIGLAIAAPVGPIALLCIRRTLRDGRLIGIATGMGAATADGMYGLITAMGLSVSGLLVSHGDWMRLGGGLLILYLGVITFLRGFQPQGHDAASAPPAHAPLKAYGTTFLLTVSNPATIIAFIGMISGLSKGAESGPGAAYWLVSGVFCGSALWWFILVGITSLVRGLVSDRFMQAVDFGSGTLLTFWGGMLIWQAGQQLF, from the coding sequence ATGACCAGCGTCTATCTTCAGGGAACCCTTATCGGCCTTGCCATCGCGGCGCCTGTCGGGCCGATCGCCCTCTTGTGCATCCGCCGCACCTTGCGGGACGGACGGCTCATCGGCATCGCCACGGGCATGGGTGCGGCGACCGCCGACGGCATGTATGGGCTGATTACAGCGATGGGGCTTTCGGTCTCCGGCCTGCTTGTCAGCCACGGCGACTGGATGCGCCTGGGCGGCGGGTTGCTGATCCTCTATCTCGGTGTCATCACATTTCTGCGCGGATTTCAGCCTCAGGGGCATGATGCAGCTTCGGCTCCCCCAGCCCATGCTCCGCTCAAGGCCTACGGCACCACCTTCCTGCTGACGGTTTCCAACCCGGCAACCATCATCGCGTTCATCGGCATGATCTCCGGCCTTTCCAAAGGAGCAGAGAGCGGACCGGGTGCCGCCTACTGGCTGGTGTCCGGCGTCTTTTGTGGCTCGGCCCTGTGGTGGTTCATTCTGGTCGGCATCACATCGCTGGTGCGCGGACTGGTATCTGACAGGTTCATGCAGGCGGTCGATTTTGGCTCCGGTACGCTGCTCACGTTCTGGGGCGGCATGCTGATCTGGCAGGCTGGCCAGCAGCTGTTCTGA
- a CDS encoding uracil-DNA glycosylase: protein MTTSHDLKALLDWYEAMGADCFVDAAPQDRFDESQRQMLSRQSARSAQVSPQNRPSSSQSPANRSTSAAAGNQSHPSSNAATHNATPPARAGAAAATQGTVEDARALAANTTSLDALRATLGAYNGCSLKFSAKSLVFGDGNPNADVMFIGEAPGRDEDLQGVPFVGRAGQLLDKMMAAIHLDRSNSYITNILPWRPPGNRKPSLDEQALMQPFIHRHIELVNPKVLVFLGGTSAQQLLNSKDGIMRLRGRWRTYAIGGQDRPYREIPAMSTLHPAFLLRTPAQKRAAWQDLLEVAAKLKEFQP, encoded by the coding sequence GTGACAACATCTCATGATCTCAAAGCCCTCCTCGACTGGTACGAGGCGATGGGGGCGGATTGTTTTGTGGATGCTGCACCGCAAGATCGATTTGACGAAAGCCAGCGTCAGATGCTGTCGCGCCAATCGGCACGATCTGCGCAGGTTTCGCCACAAAACAGGCCTTCTTCCTCGCAAAGTCCTGCCAACAGGAGTACGTCAGCGGCAGCGGGCAATCAATCCCATCCTTCGTCCAATGCTGCGACGCACAATGCGACTCCGCCGGCCCGGGCTGGTGCTGCTGCGGCCACGCAGGGCACGGTGGAGGATGCGCGTGCCCTTGCCGCCAACACAACGAGCCTTGATGCCCTGAGGGCGACCCTTGGCGCTTACAACGGCTGCAGCCTAAAATTCTCCGCCAAGTCGCTGGTCTTCGGCGATGGCAACCCCAATGCCGATGTCATGTTCATCGGAGAGGCGCCGGGGCGGGACGAGGATCTGCAGGGGGTTCCCTTCGTCGGAAGGGCAGGGCAGTTGCTCGACAAGATGATGGCGGCGATCCACCTCGACCGCTCCAACAGTTACATCACCAACATTCTACCTTGGCGCCCACCGGGCAACCGCAAGCCGAGCCTTGACGAACAGGCGCTGATGCAGCCCTTCATCCACCGCCATATTGAGCTGGTCAATCCGAAGGTGCTGGTCTTTCTTGGTGGCACGTCGGCTCAGCAGCTGCTGAATAGCAAGGACGGCATCATGCGCCTGCGTGGGCGCTGGCGCACCTACGCGATTGGCGGGCAGGACCGGCCATATCGCGAGATCCCGGCCATGTCCACCCTGCACCCGGCCTTCCTGCTGCGCACGCCAGCCCAGAAGCGTGCCGCGTGGCAGGACCTTCTTGAAGTGGCTGCCAAACTGAAAGAATTTCAGCCATAA
- a CDS encoding methyl-accepting chemotaxis protein, with protein sequence MFFKSRRLVAFSQSLKISHRIIALTVVCLLGVAILGTTNYLGSQMRTAAIKEGETASSIKDIVQQVNLAVLNMRSNASSFLTVNDRKFAVRFDLAYEDADSLLNKIEQLDSEGKTTEALSELRKSLSDDKESFHKIVDKNTEIGLSDYSGLLGDLNSIASDVDDIIRKSHNQQLMILVLEMRHLEKDFLKTAAADILSDLRDKQKEMTNAAATAMLTPDARKTIIDGVNTYVETVNKIQSMKNELFTMSSEMNSLYNTMSFKFASIRELASDSSNQAQEKLNKIDKQVTYIFAATLVGSIALTVLFALMLGRSIVMPIRNIISSMNNLAEGDHQSEIPYVDARNEMGDIAKAVEVFRQNAIERERLKTTTEKEQEERMRRQHRMEELIEQFRGLAQQTMGAVAEKTKGMEEIASTLSANSTQTSTQADAVERSSNEAQEHFQAVAAAAEELSASISEIGRQTESSSIVIQKAVNTATAADQKISSLANAAQQVGEVVTMIQNIAEQTNLLALNATIEAARAGEAGRGFAVVAAEVKELANQTSKATEEISGQISAIQAETDEAVEAIRAITQTMTEVGSTSNMIAAAVEEQGSATENISENVQRAAAGAANITENIGSVAEAAGANLNSAQSVLTVSHEMLSQTQELQSLVNQFLEDVAAA encoded by the coding sequence ATGTTTTTCAAATCTCGCAGGCTGGTTGCGTTTTCGCAATCGTTGAAAATTTCCCATCGTATCATCGCTTTGACCGTAGTCTGTTTGCTCGGCGTGGCCATTCTTGGAACGACCAACTATCTCGGCTCGCAGATGCGAACCGCTGCGATCAAGGAAGGCGAGACAGCCTCGTCGATCAAGGATATCGTGCAGCAGGTCAACCTAGCCGTGCTGAACATGCGCAGCAACGCTTCGAGCTTCCTGACGGTCAACGACCGCAAGTTCGCTGTCCGCTTTGATCTGGCCTATGAAGATGCAGACAGCTTGCTAAACAAGATCGAGCAGCTAGATAGTGAGGGAAAGACAACGGAAGCGCTTTCCGAATTGCGCAAGTCGCTATCCGATGACAAGGAAAGCTTCCACAAGATCGTGGACAAGAACACCGAGATCGGCCTGTCCGACTATAGCGGTCTGCTGGGTGACTTGAACAGCATCGCCTCGGATGTGGACGACATCATCCGCAAGTCGCACAATCAGCAGCTGATGATCCTCGTCCTCGAAATGCGCCATCTGGAGAAGGACTTCCTGAAGACAGCTGCCGCTGACATCCTTTCGGACTTGCGGGACAAACAGAAGGAAATGACCAACGCCGCGGCTACCGCCATGTTGACACCGGATGCCCGCAAGACCATCATCGACGGCGTCAACACCTATGTGGAGACGGTCAACAAGATCCAGTCGATGAAGAACGAACTGTTCACGATGTCATCGGAGATGAACTCGCTCTACAACACGATGTCGTTCAAGTTTGCTTCCATTCGGGAACTGGCCAGTGACAGCAGCAATCAGGCTCAGGAAAAACTGAACAAGATCGACAAGCAGGTCACCTATATTTTTGCAGCAACCTTGGTCGGCTCGATCGCCCTTACCGTGCTGTTTGCCCTGATGCTCGGTCGCAGCATTGTCATGCCGATTCGCAATATCATCAGTTCAATGAACAACCTGGCAGAGGGTGATCATCAGTCCGAGATCCCCTATGTGGACGCCCGCAACGAAATGGGTGACATCGCCAAGGCTGTGGAAGTCTTCCGCCAGAATGCCATCGAGCGTGAACGTCTGAAGACCACGACCGAGAAGGAACAGGAAGAAAGAATGCGCCGCCAGCACCGGATGGAAGAACTGATCGAACAGTTCCGCGGCCTGGCACAGCAGACGATGGGCGCAGTTGCCGAAAAGACCAAGGGCATGGAAGAGATCGCCAGCACCCTGTCGGCCAACTCGACCCAGACCTCGACACAGGCCGATGCCGTGGAACGCTCTTCCAACGAAGCGCAAGAGCACTTCCAGGCTGTTGCCGCCGCCGCCGAGGAACTGTCCGCCTCAATCAGCGAAATCGGTCGCCAGACCGAGAGTTCTTCGATTGTCATCCAGAAGGCCGTCAATACGGCAACCGCTGCTGACCAGAAGATCTCGAGCCTTGCCAACGCTGCCCAGCAGGTCGGCGAAGTCGTGACCATGATCCAGAATATTGCCGAACAGACCAACCTGCTGGCTCTCAACGCCACCATTGAGGCTGCCCGTGCCGGGGAAGCTGGTCGCGGGTTCGCCGTGGTGGCTGCGGAGGTCAAGGAATTGGCCAACCAGACCAGCAAGGCGACCGAAGAGATTTCGGGCCAGATTTCAGCCATTCAGGCCGAGACCGACGAAGCTGTGGAAGCCATTCGCGCCATCACCCAGACCATGACCGAGGTCGGATCGACCTCCAACATGATCGCGGCGGCCGTGGAAGAACAGGGCAGTGCCACCGAGAACATCAGCGAGAATGTCCAGCGCGCAGCCGCAGGTGCTGCCAACATCACCGAGAATATCGGCAGTGTTGCAGAGGCAGCCGGTGCCAACCTCAACTCGGCCCAGTCCGTTCTGACGGTTTCCCACGAAATGCTGTCCCAGACTCAGGAGCTGCAGTCACTGGTCAACCAATTCCTGGAAGATGTGGCCGCCGCCTGA
- a CDS encoding protein phosphatase CheZ: MAAKAEQLSADKVAQLVAFLEQNKGEDISLNDIMALAEVMAGSLDAYLQAMDTSLYQEFTAIASEISSMKDEIAALRPSEMRHAAIPDAGRELDAVVEATENATNIIMSSAEEIMGADPSDVDAYQALVNDKVIEIFEACSFQDITGQRISKVVNALNVIDKRVSTFIDRMKMSDLDEGCYEETPEERRKRELILHGPQHAGEGVQQDEVDAMLADLDFSNKKLKQEEDSSQDDIDALFG; encoded by the coding sequence ATGGCAGCCAAAGCAGAACAGCTAAGTGCCGACAAAGTCGCGCAACTCGTCGCTTTTCTGGAGCAGAACAAGGGAGAAGACATCTCTCTCAATGATATCATGGCTCTGGCCGAAGTGATGGCGGGAAGCCTTGATGCCTATCTGCAGGCAATGGATACCTCCCTGTATCAGGAGTTCACGGCCATTGCGAGCGAGATCTCTTCCATGAAAGACGAGATTGCCGCTCTGCGTCCTTCAGAGATGCGTCATGCAGCAATTCCCGATGCTGGCCGCGAGCTTGATGCCGTGGTCGAGGCTACGGAGAATGCGACGAATATCATCATGTCATCAGCCGAGGAAATCATGGGCGCTGATCCCAGCGACGTGGATGCCTATCAGGCTCTGGTCAATGACAAGGTGATAGAGATTTTTGAAGCCTGCTCTTTCCAGGATATCACCGGGCAGCGCATTTCCAAGGTTGTCAACGCGCTCAACGTGATTGACAAACGCGTTTCCACATTCATCGACCGCATGAAGATGAGCGACCTCGATGAGGGTTGCTATGAAGAAACGCCCGAAGAACGCCGCAAGCGTGAGCTGATCCTTCATGGTCCCCAGCATGCCGGTGAAGGGGTGCAGCAGGATGAAGTCGACGCCATGTTGGCCGATCTGGACTTCAGCAACAAGAAGCTGAAGCAGGAAGAGGACAGCAGCCAGGACGATATCGACGCCCTGTTCGGATAG
- a CDS encoding electron transfer flavoprotein-ubiquinone oxidoreductase — MTEAIGTGVSELPERESMEFDVVIVGAGPAGLSAAIRIKQQAAEKNEEISVVVLEKGSEVGAHILSGAVIDPVALSRLIPNWKEDDSCPVKVPVKKDKFRLLGPAGAIGLPGFIMPPFMHNEGNYIISLGNLCRWLAEKAEELGVEIYPGFAAAELLYDDNGALRGVATGDMGVGKDGQPKDTYMRGMELLGKYTLIGEGVRGSLAKQLIAKYALDKDCDVPKFGIGIKEIWEVDPAKHQEGLIEHTFGWPLDSSTGGGSFLYHMEDNQVAVGLVVYLNYKNPYLSPFEEFQRFKTHPTVAPLFEGGKRISYGARCIAEGGYQSVPRLTFPGGALVGCAAGFVNVPRIKGIHNAMDSGIFAANAVVNALGEGRANDELVTFEEGWRKGPIGKDLFKVRNVKPLWAKLGLVLGVGLGGFDMWTNQLFGFSFFGTLKHGKTDAKATLPAAQCKPIDYPKPDGKLTFDRLSSVYLSGANHEEDQPCHLVVADSALQKSSEHDVYAGLSQRFCPAAVYEWDESGETPAYVINAANCVHCKTCDIKDPNGNITWTVPEGGGGPTYPNM; from the coding sequence ATGACAGAGGCAATAGGGACTGGGGTGAGCGAACTTCCCGAACGCGAAAGCATGGAATTCGACGTGGTGATTGTTGGCGCCGGACCTGCCGGGTTGTCTGCCGCAATACGGATCAAACAACAGGCTGCCGAGAAGAATGAAGAGATCTCGGTCGTGGTTCTGGAAAAGGGCTCGGAAGTGGGTGCCCACATCCTTTCAGGCGCGGTGATCGACCCGGTCGCCCTCAGCCGTCTCATTCCGAACTGGAAAGAGGACGACAGCTGTCCGGTGAAGGTGCCGGTCAAGAAGGACAAGTTCCGCCTACTCGGACCCGCTGGCGCCATCGGTCTTCCCGGCTTCATCATGCCGCCTTTCATGCACAATGAAGGCAACTATATCATTTCTCTTGGCAATCTGTGCCGCTGGCTGGCAGAAAAGGCCGAAGAGCTGGGCGTCGAAATCTATCCCGGCTTTGCGGCTGCCGAATTGCTTTACGATGACAATGGCGCCCTGCGTGGCGTGGCCACCGGCGACATGGGCGTCGGCAAGGATGGTCAGCCCAAGGACACCTACATGCGTGGCATGGAGCTTCTGGGCAAATACACCCTTATCGGCGAAGGTGTGCGCGGCTCGCTGGCCAAACAGCTGATTGCCAAATATGCGCTGGACAAGGATTGCGACGTGCCGAAGTTCGGCATCGGCATCAAGGAAATCTGGGAGGTCGACCCGGCCAAGCATCAGGAAGGCCTGATCGAACATACCTTCGGCTGGCCGCTTGACAGCTCGACGGGGGGCGGCTCGTTCCTCTATCACATGGAAGACAATCAGGTGGCCGTCGGCCTTGTGGTCTATCTCAACTACAAGAACCCGTATCTGTCGCCGTTCGAGGAATTCCAGCGCTTCAAGACCCATCCGACCGTTGCGCCGCTGTTTGAGGGCGGCAAACGCATTTCCTATGGCGCTCGCTGCATCGCCGAGGGCGGCTATCAGTCCGTCCCGCGCCTTACCTTCCCCGGCGGCGCTCTGGTCGGCTGTGCTGCCGGCTTCGTCAACGTACCGCGCATCAAGGGCATCCACAATGCAATGGATTCGGGCATCTTCGCCGCCAATGCCGTGGTCAATGCGCTCGGTGAAGGACGGGCCAACGACGAATTGGTCACCTTCGAGGAAGGCTGGCGCAAGGGACCGATTGGCAAGGATCTGTTCAAGGTCCGCAACGTCAAGCCGCTGTGGGCCAAGCTCGGTCTGGTTCTCGGCGTCGGCCTTGGCGGGTTCGACATGTGGACCAACCAGCTGTTCGGCTTCTCTTTCTTCGGCACGCTGAAACATGGCAAGACGGACGCCAAGGCGACCCTGCCCGCAGCCCAGTGCAAGCCGATCGACTATCCCAAACCCGATGGCAAGCTCACCTTCGACCGCCTGAGCTCGGTCTATCTGTCTGGTGCCAACCACGAAGAGGATCAACCTTGCCATCTGGTGGTGGCTGACAGCGCCCTGCAGAAAAGCTCCGAGCATGATGTCTACGCCGGTCTGTCCCAGCGCTTCTGCCCGGCTGCGGTCTATGAATGGGACGAAAGCGGCGAGACGCCTGCCTACGTTATCAACGCGGCAAACTGCGTCCATTGCAAGACCTGTGACATCAAGGACCCGAACGGCAACATCACATGGACCGTCCCTGAGGGTGGAGGTGGGCCGACATACCCCAACATGTGA
- a CDS encoding response regulator encodes MALDLSMPVLVVDDYKTMIRIIKNLLKQLGFEDVDDAADGTEALAKMQDRRYGLVISDWNMEPMTGYELLKQVRASDSLSKTPFIMVTAESKTENVIAAKKAGVNNYIVKPFNAATLKTKIDAVFDN; translated from the coding sequence ATGGCCCTCGATCTTTCTATGCCAGTACTGGTCGTCGATGACTACAAGACCATGATCCGCATTATCAAGAACCTGCTCAAGCAGCTTGGGTTTGAAGATGTGGATGATGCAGCCGATGGCACCGAAGCTTTGGCAAAAATGCAGGATCGCCGTTATGGTCTGGTCATTTCTGACTGGAACATGGAGCCGATGACCGGCTACGAGCTGCTCAAGCAGGTGCGTGCAAGCGACAGTCTGTCCAAGACACCATTCATCATGGTGACTGCGGAATCCAAGACGGAAAACGTGATTGCAGCCAAGAAGGCAGGTGTGAACAACTACATCGTGAAGCCTTTCAACGCAGCAACCCTGAAAACCAAGATCGACGCCGTATTCGATAACTAG
- the ppdK gene encoding pyruvate, phosphate dikinase: MVLSSHWVFNFGGGKADGDAKMRNLLGSKGANLAEMTNMGLPVPPGFTISTELCNSYFAMGHVYPASLKGQVDAAIERICAETGRRPDDPDKPLLLSIRSGARISMPGMMEAILNLGLNDQTVEALARETGDARFAYDNYRRFIQKYSDVVLGIDQIAFEEIIEDYKDERNVLYDSALTAENWMEIIDAFKAMIKDELDEAFPQAFDKQLWGAISTVFSSWMNARAITYRHLHDIPEDWGTSAIVQAMVFGNLNDQSAVAVAFTRSQETGEKKLEGCFLPNAHGEDIIDGECKPLPLTHLEGSDVKSMQELMPTLFSQFLAICEQLETHYKDMMKLGITIENGKLWLLQARAATRTPKAALRAAVDLAKEGLISEAEAVSRVDPRSLDQLLHPTISDSEKRVVFAKGMTASPGAASGHLVFSTRDAEEFVSHGRQVILMRIETSPEDVHGMHVARGIVTARGGMTSHAAVVARGMGIPCVTGASALQINYQEESVTSGSVTLRKGDLITIDGSTGDVLNGDVQMQNPELSEEFATLMEWVDNIRRMKVRCNADTPQDAKAARDFGAEGIGLCRTEHMFFQDDRIFDIRAMIIATSEEDRRRSMDKLLPLQRADFEALFETMAGLPVTIRLLDPPLHEFLPNQPEDIAAMARALKMDEASLKSRIHAMHEFNPMLGHRGCRLAISKPEVVEMQARAIFEAAVAAGEKTGAPVQPEIMVPLVSIREELEFVKARIDSTAKAVMKEMGHEIDYMVGTMIELPRAALQARKIAESAEFFSFGTNDLTQTTYGISRDDAARFIADYIKAGVLEQDPFISIDIEGVGELIEIASERGRFARPDIKLGICGEHGGDPVSIEFCERVGLDYVSCSPYRVPIARLAAAQATLRRHQMIK; this comes from the coding sequence TGTAACAGCTATTTCGCCATGGGCCATGTCTATCCGGCCAGCCTGAAGGGCCAGGTGGATGCCGCCATCGAACGCATCTGTGCGGAAACTGGCCGCCGCCCCGACGATCCCGACAAGCCGCTGCTGCTTTCGATCCGCTCCGGGGCGCGCATCTCCATGCCGGGCATGATGGAAGCCATTCTCAATCTCGGTCTCAACGACCAGACCGTGGAAGCACTGGCACGGGAAACCGGAGATGCCCGGTTCGCCTATGACAATTATCGTCGCTTCATCCAGAAATACAGCGATGTGGTGCTGGGCATTGACCAGATCGCCTTCGAGGAGATCATCGAAGACTACAAGGATGAGCGGAACGTCCTTTATGATTCCGCTCTCACGGCCGAAAACTGGATGGAGATCATCGATGCCTTCAAGGCGATGATCAAGGATGAGCTTGATGAGGCGTTCCCTCAGGCGTTCGACAAGCAGCTGTGGGGTGCGATCAGCACGGTCTTCTCCTCCTGGATGAATGCCCGCGCCATCACCTATCGCCATCTGCATGACATTCCGGAAGACTGGGGCACCTCCGCCATCGTGCAGGCCATGGTGTTTGGCAATCTCAATGACCAGTCCGCCGTGGCGGTTGCCTTCACGCGCAGTCAGGAAACCGGCGAAAAGAAGCTGGAGGGATGCTTCCTGCCCAATGCTCATGGCGAGGATATCATCGACGGCGAGTGCAAGCCGCTACCTCTGACCCATTTGGAGGGTTCCGACGTCAAGAGCATGCAGGAGCTGATGCCGACGCTGTTCAGCCAGTTCCTCGCCATTTGCGAGCAGCTGGAAACCCACTACAAGGACATGATGAAGCTTGGCATCACCATCGAGAATGGCAAGCTGTGGCTGCTGCAGGCCCGGGCAGCGACCCGCACGCCGAAGGCGGCTCTCAGGGCAGCGGTGGATCTGGCCAAGGAGGGCCTGATCTCTGAGGCCGAGGCGGTTTCCCGAGTTGACCCGCGGTCGCTCGATCAACTGCTGCACCCGACCATTTCCGACAGTGAAAAGCGCGTCGTCTTTGCCAAGGGCATGACGGCTTCGCCGGGAGCAGCGTCCGGCCACCTGGTTTTCAGCACGCGGGACGCGGAAGAATTCGTCAGCCACGGCCGCCAGGTCATCCTGATGCGTATAGAAACCAGTCCGGAAGATGTGCATGGCATGCATGTTGCCCGTGGTATCGTCACAGCGCGTGGCGGCATGACCAGCCACGCCGCAGTTGTTGCGCGCGGCATGGGCATTCCATGTGTGACCGGCGCAAGTGCGCTGCAGATCAACTACCAGGAAGAGTCCGTCACCTCCGGTTCGGTCACCCTGCGCAAGGGCGACCTGATCACCATCGATGGCAGCACGGGAGACGTGCTCAATGGCGACGTGCAGATGCAGAACCCGGAACTGAGCGAGGAATTTGCCACGCTGATGGAATGGGTCGACAATATCCGCCGCATGAAGGTGCGTTGCAACGCCGATACACCGCAAGATGCCAAGGCGGCGCGCGACTTCGGCGCCGAGGGCATTGGTCTTTGCCGCACCGAGCACATGTTCTTTCAGGACGACCGCATCTTCGACATCCGCGCCATGATCATTGCCACCAGCGAGGAAGACCGCCGCCGTTCGATGGACAAGCTGTTGCCGCTGCAGCGGGCCGACTTCGAAGCGCTGTTCGAGACGATGGCCGGTCTGCCGGTCACCATCCGCCTGCTTGATCCACCGCTGCATGAGTTTCTGCCCAACCAGCCCGAGGATATCGCAGCGATGGCCCGGGCGCTGAAAATGGATGAAGCAAGCCTCAAGAGCCGTATTCACGCCATGCACGAATTCAACCCGATGCTCGGCCACCGCGGCTGTCGGCTTGCCATTTCCAAGCCCGAGGTGGTGGAAATGCAGGCCCGCGCCATTTTCGAGGCCGCCGTTGCCGCTGGCGAGAAGACCGGAGCACCGGTACAGCCGGAAATCATGGTGCCGCTGGTTTCCATTCGCGAGGAACTGGAGTTCGTCAAGGCACGCATCGATTCCACCGCCAAGGCTGTGATGAAGGAGATGGGGCACGAGATCGACTATATGGTCGGCACGATGATCGAGCTGCCACGCGCCGCCCTGCAGGCCCGCAAGATAGCAGAATCGGCGGAGTTCTTCTCCTTTGGCACCAACGACCTGACCCAGACGACCTATGGCATCAGCCGTGACGATGCGGCTCGCTTCATCGCCGACTATATCAAGGCCGGTGTTCTGGAGCAGGATCCTTTCATCTCGATCGATATCGAGGGGGTTGGCGAGCTGATCGAGATCGCCTCCGAACGCGGGCGCTTTGCCCGTCCTGACATCAAGCTTGGCATTTGCGGCGAGCATGGGGGGGATCCGGTATCCATCGAGTTCTGTGAACGGGTCGGCCTCGACTATGTCTCCTGTTCGCCCTATCGGGTGCCGATTGCCCGGCTTGCTGCGGCTCAGGCGACCCTCAGACGGCATCAGATGATCAAGTGA
- a CDS encoding methylmalonyl Co-A mutase-associated GTPase MeaB has product MTTTKATRNAAALTLDAIRDGGKKALARALSALEAEDGSLAVARLLDEAAHNATAHVVGLTGPPGVGKSTLTNALIRHWRANGERVGVLAVDPSSRFSQGALLGDRTRLDTDPNDKDMFVRSMAARDRLGGLSNEAVAAIVLMRALFDRVLVESVGIGQSEADIAFATDTVILCIQPGAGDSLQFMKAGVMELPDVIVVTKADVGKPAMRTKADLEGALSLTMRKDKDWAVPVLLVSAFDDTGLQQLIAEIDRHYGSLLKSEKFLSLRQDQATLWVLDRIRRKFGEIGLAQINARDIIHRAGGPFMAEQMISEDLSQRLAKKVGDL; this is encoded by the coding sequence ATGACCACGACAAAAGCCACCAGAAACGCCGCTGCCCTGACCCTCGACGCCATTCGCGACGGCGGCAAGAAGGCTTTGGCGCGAGCACTCAGTGCGCTGGAGGCTGAGGATGGCAGCCTTGCCGTGGCCCGGTTGCTGGACGAAGCAGCGCACAATGCAACTGCGCATGTCGTGGGGTTGACCGGCCCGCCGGGGGTTGGCAAATCAACCCTGACCAATGCCCTTATCCGCCATTGGCGCGCCAATGGTGAGCGTGTGGGCGTTCTGGCAGTGGATCCGTCCTCCCGTTTTTCGCAAGGTGCTCTGCTGGGGGACCGCACCCGGCTCGACACCGACCCGAACGACAAGGACATGTTCGTCCGCTCCATGGCTGCGCGAGACCGTCTGGGCGGGCTCTCGAATGAAGCGGTTGCGGCCATCGTGCTCATGCGGGCGCTGTTCGACAGGGTTCTGGTGGAAAGTGTCGGCATCGGCCAGTCCGAAGCCGATATTGCCTTTGCCACGGATACCGTGATTCTCTGCATCCAGCCAGGCGCGGGCGATAGCCTGCAATTCATGAAAGCGGGCGTGATGGAGCTGCCCGACGTCATCGTCGTGACCAAGGCGGATGTCGGCAAGCCGGCCATGCGAACCAAGGCCGATCTTGAAGGTGCCCTGTCGCTGACCATGCGCAAGGATAAGGACTGGGCCGTGCCCGTTCTGCTCGTCTCGGCATTTGACGATACAGGGTTACAACAACTTATAGCAGAAATTGACCGGCACTACGGCAGTTTGCTGAAAAGCGAAAAATTCCTGTCACTCCGCCAGGATCAGGCAACACTGTGGGTACTGGATCGCATCCGCAGAAAGTTCGGAGAGATCGGCCTCGCACAGATCAACGCCCGGGATATCATCCATCGGGCTGGCGGTCCATTCATGGCAGAACAGATGATTTCGGAGGATCTATCACAAAGACTTGCAAAAAAGGTGGGTGACTTGTGA
- a CDS encoding excalibur calcium-binding domain-containing protein: MSSCAEATYYFRVCGHAQRDADHDGIPCEAICGNTMTLFQQRLAASGGAAFVPGTVKAVAQPSGGQEAFSCRVKKSCKQMTSCAEAKYQLTQCGNRRLDGNHDGIPCNALCR; this comes from the coding sequence ATGAGCTCCTGCGCAGAGGCGACCTATTACTTCCGGGTTTGCGGGCACGCACAGCGAGACGCCGACCATGACGGCATTCCTTGTGAAGCCATTTGCGGTAATACCATGACCCTCTTTCAGCAACGCCTTGCTGCCAGTGGTGGCGCAGCCTTCGTGCCGGGCACGGTGAAAGCCGTGGCACAGCCCTCTGGCGGGCAGGAGGCTTTCTCCTGTCGGGTGAAGAAAAGCTGCAAGCAGATGACGTCCTGCGCAGAGGCAAAGTATCAGCTCACTCAGTGCGGCAATCGCCGCCTTGACGGCAATCACGACGGGATCCCCTGCAACGCCCTTTGCCGTTAG